The Clostridium aceticum genomic interval ACTTTTTTGGTGAATGTAGTATTTTTTCAACTGCCACTGATTCCTTTAATACTAAGCTTAAGTGCCGCTGCTTTATCGGGAGGATTAGGCGGGCTGGTGGCCTACGCTATAATAAAACAGTTTCAAAACTTTCATCTGTTGAATCAAGAAATATAAAAGGAGGAGCGACATGAGGAGCAATTTAATGAAGTATAGCAGGGTGCTATTGATGTTACTTCTTATCAATAGTCTATTGATGGGATGTAGCACAACAACGGTAGAGCACCAGGGATATATACCTTCTTTTAAGGTAATAGGAGATGTAGAAGAAGTTTTGATGATAAGAAGTAAGGAAGGTTTTTCCTTAAAAGAGATAGAAATTGATGGAGAGACAAGGCAAGTTTTGACACTCAAAGAACTGTTACACAAAGCAAAGCCCATGACAGAAAATATAGAAATTTTATTGGTAGGGCAGGATGGTTTGATGGCTAAAATTGACGGAGGAAGAGTTGAAACTTGTTATATCAACCTATCTGAAGAAAACGCATGGGAATTCATTAATCCTAATCATCCTATCAGCAGTAACATAAAAAAAGTAAAGGAAGTAGTGGTGATATCAAAAGACGAAGATTGGGATTATGGTTTCAACGTGATTACAGGTGAAGAAAACATCATGAATATTACTGCAGGCCAAATGTATACCATGCCCAAAACCCTTTATGCCAACTTTCATGGAACTTCTTCTCTTGATAAAGAAGGACATGTTTATGAAACCACTATTTATACTGAAGAAAAGGTCATAAGACTTAGAGACTTAGTAGATATCTCAGAGGGTCAAAGATTATTGGCTGTAGGGGATGTAGGACAATACAAATTTATAAATGCAGATGGTTATCTTAAAATGGTAGACAACAGAATTGATTTATATGAAAAGGATGGTAAAAGCAAAATAACCGATGCTAGAGGAATCATGATAGATCCTCCTCAAGTCAGCATCATGGATACTTATTATGATGCTAGCCACTTTTTAACAAAGGATGAAAAAGTACTTATTTTATTTTTAGATGGCTTTGGTTATCACCAATATGTGTATGCCATGGAGAAGGGTTATGCTCCTTTTCTAAAGGAACTAGAACTAGCTCAAAAGGCGACAACAGTCTATCAGTCGGTAACCAACGCTGGATTTGCCGCCATGATAACAGGAAGACCTCCTTATGAAAGTGGTGTTTACTCAAGAAGCCAAAGGGATTTAAAAGTTCCCAGCATATTTGCTGTAGCGAAGGACTTAGATAAAAAAAGTGTGCTGATTGAAGGTGATATAAAAATTCTTAACACTGAAATTGAACCTTTGCTAAATAGAGATGAGAATAATAATGGTATTACCTGTGACGAAGTTTATGCAACTGCATTAAGTCATATGGATAATGAATATGATTTTATGTTTATTCACTTTCATGGTATTGACGATATGGGACATAGCTATGGTGATATGCATGAAGTAACACTAGAAATGATAAAAGAGACAGATGCTTATGTAAGAGAACTAGTAGAACGCTGGAGTGGAAAAGTAGTTATTACCTCGGATCATGGTATGCATACTACCCCTGAGGCAGAACGGGGAGGAAATCATGGTTCTTTTCGGCATGAGGATATGATCGTACCTTATATTGTTACAGAAGGGAGAGGGAGAAGTTGAAGAAAATCATTCCTATTGTTATCGCAGTGTTAATAATCGTTGTAGGCATTAGCGCTTATCTAAATAGAGGGTATGTAAAAGATAAACAAACTATGGTGGAAAATGCCTCCATATCACTGAAGGAGAAGGGGGAAGAAGTAAGTATAGTAGACTTAGCATGGATAGAAGATTTGCAGCCTATAGAGTTTGAAGCAAATTTGAAAAGCAGCGGCAAAGATCCTGTGGAGCATATCTACAAAGGGGTGCCTTTAAGTAAAGTGTTGATGTCAAAAAACTTGTCTATAGAGGATAAAGAACAGGTGATTGTTCGCTCTATAGACGGTTATACAGTGGCATTGGGGATAGAAGAGGTAATGCAGGAAGACAACGTTTATATTGCCTACGAAAGAGATGGAGAAGCCTTGGGGAAAAAGGAGGAAGGAGGCAGCGGACCCTACCAAATCATCATACGAAAAGATCCCTTCAGCCAGCGTTGGACGAAATTTGTAGTAGAGGTGGAACTACAATGATTTATCCTATAGAGGTAAAAAATCTCTATTATCAATATGCGGGCAAAGAAGAAAGTATCTTGAGAGGTATAAATTTACAGATTAGAAAAGGTGAAGTGGTAGGAATTGTAGGACTAAGTGGTAATGGAAAAAGTACCCTTTGCTATTGCATGTGTGGTATTATCCCTCATATTTACAAAGGCAAACTTAAAGGAGAGGCATTATTATTTGGCGAGCCTGTAAAGAATATGGATTTAGCTGCTGTAGCTACGAAGGTGGGGGTTGTTTTTCAAGACCCTGATACACAGCTTTTTTCCCCTACTATCGAAGATGAAATCGCCTTTGGTCCAGAAAATTTGTGCTTAAGTAGAGAGGAAATCAGCGAGAGGGTTTCAGAAGCTATAGATTTAGTAGGCATGGGAAAATATAGATACAGCAATCCCTATCATTTATCAGGAGGGCAAAAACAACTGATTGCTCTAGCCAGCATATTGAGTCTAAAACCAGAAATTCTGATCTTTGATGAGGCAATGGCTCAAATTGATACAGAAGGAAGAAAACTCATTAAAGAAAAGATCGTAGCACTAAAAAACACAGGCAAAACCATTCTTATGGTAGAACATGATTTTTCTAACTTAGATATAGCTGATAGAATTATGGTACTAAAAGACGGGAAGCTGGAAGTGTTTCAAGGTAAACTGTAGGGGAAGGAGGGATAGCATTGGGTTATTTAACTTTAAAAAATGTAGATTTTGCCTATGGAAAAAGTGATTTCATTATAAAAAACACTTCTCTACAATTATTTCAAGAGGATTTTACCGCTGTTGTAGGGCCAAATGGCAGCGGTAAGACCACCTTGGGAAAATTAATGGCAGGGCTTTTAAAACCTCAAAACGGTACAGTGATGATTGATGGTACAGACAGCAATAGCATGTCTTTAGGAGCTATTGGCAAGAGAGTAGGTTATCTATTTCAGAATCCTGAAAAACAGATTTTTGCTCCAACGGTGTATGAGGAATTAACTTTTCCTTTAGAGATAAAGGGCACGGAAAAAAAGGTCGTAGAAAGAAAGGCAAAGGAAGCAATGGAGGTTTTTCAAATAAGTCATTTGTCAAAAGCTTTTCCCTTTACTTTGAGTCAAGGAGAAAAGCAAAGATTGGCTTTAGCTGCTATCTTTATTCACGAACCTAAGTTTTTAATCTTAGACGAACCTACTACTGGATTAGATAAGGAGCGGAAGGTAGTCCTTTCAGGGATTCTGAAAAATTTTCAGCATGAAGGTGTGGGTATGGTGGTAATAAGTCACGATGAAGCCTTTGTAGAAGAGCATGCTACCCGTGTTATAAAAATGATGGGAGGTAAAATCATTGAGGATACCAGAAAAAGCTTTAGATCCTAGAGTCAAGGTTATAATGGTGCTTAGTCTTTCTTCCTTAGCGGTATTGATAAAAAATATCTATATATTAGCAGGTATTCTATTGATTTCTATTCTACTGTCTGTTATCTTCAATAGCCCTATTCTATCAGTACTTAAAAAGCTGAAAAGAATTTTATGGATTTTTATTTTTCTTGTATTTATACAAAGTCTTTTTCATCCTCACGGCTCTAGCCTTATTCATATAGGCAGTATTACACTTATTACTAGAGAAGGAATGATCAAGGGGATTCAGTTAATATTAAGAATGTTAATTATTATTTCCTCCGCCACCATTATGGCTACCAATAATTCAAGAGAAGTGGTTCAAGGTCTGGTACAGTGGAAGGTTCCTTATGAAATTGCCTTTATGGTATCCATAGCTATTAGATTTCTACCTACCTTTACAGAGGAAATAAAGGATGTGGTAACAGCTATTCAGCTAAGAGGTATAGAACTGGAAAAAATCCCATGGAGAAAACGAATCAAAATATATTCGTATGTTTTAATGCCAATTGTAGCTAACTCCTTGATCAAGGCCAGAAAACTGTCGACAGCCATGGAAATGAAAGGTTTTGGGATCTATAATAAGAGAACTAGTTATCATTTATTAAAAATGCGGTGGATAGACTATGCAGTTATCTTGCTTACCATAACAACTTTTACAGTAATTTTGCGATTAAACTATTTGTAGGGGGAGATAAAGATGAAGGTTTTTTCTGTGAGAGGGATTACTCAGTCTGGGAAGACAACAACCATTGAAAATATAATCAAAGAACTAAAAAAAAGAAGATATTCTGTTGGCAGCGTCAAGGACATTCATTTCGAGGAGTTTGCTATAGACCAAGAAGGTACTAACACCTATCGCCATCGCAGGGCAGGCTCAGAACTTGTGACTGCTAGGGGACATTATGAAACCGACATATTATTTCCTGAGAAATTAAATGTCGAAGAAATACTACGGTTTTATAATCAAGACTTTGTGGTGCTAGAGGGGGTAGAAGACACCAATGCACCGAAGATTATTACAGCCCATGATGTGAAAGAAGTCGAAGAAAGAATAGATGGTACGGTATTTGCCATATCCGGTAGAATAGCCAATACACTACAGGAATATAAAGGTGTTCCTGTCATCAATGCAATGTCAGATGTAGAAAAGCTGGTGGATTTGATCGAAGAGAAGGTCTATGAAAAACTTCCTGAATTTTCAGGGGAATGTTGCTGTGCTTGTGGTTATAGCTGTAGGGAATTAGGTATTAAGATTTTAAAAGGAGAGGCGAAAAGAGAAGATTGTATTCTTGGTGAGGAAAATATTAAGCTATCTATCAATCAACAAGAAATTTCAATGGTTCCCTTTGTACAAAAAATTCTTTATAACGCTGTTATGGGGGTTGTAGCAGAGTTGGAAGGTTACCATAAAGGTTCAAATATACAGATAAAGGTTGGAGAAAGATGACACTATGTAAAAATAAATTTCAAAATATTACAGAAATAGAA includes:
- a CDS encoding alkaline phosphatase family protein; translation: MRSNLMKYSRVLLMLLLINSLLMGCSTTTVEHQGYIPSFKVIGDVEEVLMIRSKEGFSLKEIEIDGETRQVLTLKELLHKAKPMTENIEILLVGQDGLMAKIDGGRVETCYINLSEENAWEFINPNHPISSNIKKVKEVVVISKDEDWDYGFNVITGEENIMNITAGQMYTMPKTLYANFHGTSSLDKEGHVYETTIYTEEKVIRLRDLVDISEGQRLLAVGDVGQYKFINADGYLKMVDNRIDLYEKDGKSKITDARGIMIDPPQVSIMDTYYDASHFLTKDEKVLILFLDGFGYHQYVYAMEKGYAPFLKELELAQKATTVYQSVTNAGFAAMITGRPPYESGVYSRSQRDLKVPSIFAVAKDLDKKSVLIEGDIKILNTEIEPLLNRDENNNGITCDEVYATALSHMDNEYDFMFIHFHGIDDMGHSYGDMHEVTLEMIKETDAYVRELVERWSGKVVITSDHGMHTTPEAERGGNHGSFRHEDMIVPYIVTEGRGRS
- a CDS encoding molybdopterin-dependent oxidoreductase; the encoded protein is MKKIIPIVIAVLIIVVGISAYLNRGYVKDKQTMVENASISLKEKGEEVSIVDLAWIEDLQPIEFEANLKSSGKDPVEHIYKGVPLSKVLMSKNLSIEDKEQVIVRSIDGYTVALGIEEVMQEDNVYIAYERDGEALGKKEEGGSGPYQIIIRKDPFSQRWTKFVVEVELQ
- a CDS encoding energy-coupling factor ABC transporter ATP-binding protein translates to MIYPIEVKNLYYQYAGKEESILRGINLQIRKGEVVGIVGLSGNGKSTLCYCMCGIIPHIYKGKLKGEALLFGEPVKNMDLAAVATKVGVVFQDPDTQLFSPTIEDEIAFGPENLCLSREEISERVSEAIDLVGMGKYRYSNPYHLSGGQKQLIALASILSLKPEILIFDEAMAQIDTEGRKLIKEKIVALKNTGKTILMVEHDFSNLDIADRIMVLKDGKLEVFQGKL
- a CDS encoding energy-coupling factor ABC transporter ATP-binding protein; this translates as MGYLTLKNVDFAYGKSDFIIKNTSLQLFQEDFTAVVGPNGSGKTTLGKLMAGLLKPQNGTVMIDGTDSNSMSLGAIGKRVGYLFQNPEKQIFAPTVYEELTFPLEIKGTEKKVVERKAKEAMEVFQISHLSKAFPFTLSQGEKQRLALAAIFIHEPKFLILDEPTTGLDKERKVVLSGILKNFQHEGVGMVVISHDEAFVEEHATRVIKMMGGKIIEDTRKSFRS
- a CDS encoding energy-coupling factor transporter transmembrane component T family protein, with the translated sequence MRIPEKALDPRVKVIMVLSLSSLAVLIKNIYILAGILLISILLSVIFNSPILSVLKKLKRILWIFIFLVFIQSLFHPHGSSLIHIGSITLITREGMIKGIQLILRMLIIISSATIMATNNSREVVQGLVQWKVPYEIAFMVSIAIRFLPTFTEEIKDVVTAIQLRGIELEKIPWRKRIKIYSYVLMPIVANSLIKARKLSTAMEMKGFGIYNKRTSYHLLKMRWIDYAVILLTITTFTVILRLNYL
- the mobB gene encoding molybdopterin-guanine dinucleotide biosynthesis protein B codes for the protein MKVFSVRGITQSGKTTTIENIIKELKKRRYSVGSVKDIHFEEFAIDQEGTNTYRHRRAGSELVTARGHYETDILFPEKLNVEEILRFYNQDFVVLEGVEDTNAPKIITAHDVKEVEERIDGTVFAISGRIANTLQEYKGVPVINAMSDVEKLVDLIEEKVYEKLPEFSGECCCACGYSCRELGIKILKGEAKREDCILGEENIKLSINQQEISMVPFVQKILYNAVMGVVAELEGYHKGSNIQIKVGER